One window from the genome of Micromonospora aurantiaca ATCC 27029 encodes:
- a CDS encoding TetR/AcrR family transcriptional regulator has protein sequence MTFQRARTEEQREIRRRAILDVASAMLDEMPVAAVTLNELSRRVGLAKPNVLRYFESREAVLLELLDRYLREWLTELADELADGVDANLPMAERATAVAGIVSRSLARRSVMCDLFGAQGSVLEHNVSVEVVARYKRASLDRLATMTDLMRKYLPELGGNAMLFSLQTMVLAGALSAYSTPPPSLAAAYRAEPELARLHLEMADSLTMALTATLLGVLPRA, from the coding sequence GTGACTTTCCAGCGGGCCCGGACCGAGGAGCAGCGGGAGATCCGCCGGCGGGCGATCCTCGACGTGGCGTCGGCGATGCTCGACGAGATGCCTGTCGCCGCCGTCACGCTGAACGAGCTGAGCCGCCGGGTCGGCCTGGCGAAGCCGAACGTGCTGCGCTACTTCGAGTCCCGCGAGGCGGTGCTGCTGGAGCTGCTGGACCGCTACCTGCGGGAGTGGCTGACGGAGCTGGCCGACGAGCTGGCCGACGGCGTCGACGCGAACCTGCCGATGGCCGAGCGGGCGACCGCCGTGGCCGGGATCGTCAGCCGCTCGCTCGCCCGCCGATCGGTGATGTGCGACCTCTTCGGGGCACAGGGCAGCGTCCTGGAGCACAACGTCTCCGTCGAGGTCGTGGCCCGCTACAAGCGCGCCTCCCTGGACCGCCTGGCGACCATGACCGACCTGATGCGGAAATACCTGCCGGAGCTGGGCGGGAACGCGATGCTGTTCAGCCTCCAGACCATGGTTCTGGCGGGAGCGCTGTCGGCGTACAGCACGCCGCCGCCGAGCCTTGCGGCGGCCTACCGGGCCGAGCCCGAACTGGCCCGCCTGCACCTGGAGATGGCGGACTCGCTGACGATGGCCCTGACCGCGACCCTGCTGGGCGTGCTGCCCCGGGCCTGA
- a CDS encoding RICIN domain-containing protein: MLNPAVTSPPGARRGRRAGLALTLVAALAAAIGVAVVAAPSAQAATIDTSAWYVLVNRNSGKALDVRDTSTSDGAAIQQWSRNDGEWQQFQFVSSGSGYYRLRARHSGKVVDLWEWNVADGAEYRQWPDLNAANQQFQVRDSDGGYIRLINRHSGKALEVWERSTADGARVSQYADLNGTNQQWQMVRVGTGGTPTTPPPSTGCGSGSYQAEAVLNGGTWTARNGSSTVYSGGDMLAAMQAAVNSLPAGRTAKQRVVVRGSGSMSAGSRLSLPSYTTLAVCGTINVTGSGSGDYAPVYSRGTTDVEVQNLTLTGAPLYGIFMRNVNNLTLGQIDMRLSGGLGVRIDNHGGDRAVKVRNVRIDSVYVSGTGAHGVETYGVDGLTIGTVTARNTGYSGLLLNDTINATVGTVDAQGAGTGTGYAAFRMANRNGRVGSSYPTNIRVGTVIASGGGRGIFCVSESGGAVIDRVTISNTGNNSILVENCYNVTIAGVSGTVTGGGEVRIASRTEFPISSGIRFQNLTVTNTNITQSPCGGANNTISNVTRVNSTLTWC, from the coding sequence ATGCTCAACCCCGCAGTGACGTCGCCGCCCGGCGCCCGCCGGGGCCGGCGCGCCGGCCTGGCGCTGACCCTGGTGGCGGCGCTGGCCGCCGCGATCGGCGTGGCAGTGGTGGCCGCGCCGTCGGCGCAGGCGGCCACCATCGACACCAGCGCCTGGTACGTGCTCGTCAACCGCAACAGCGGCAAGGCCCTCGACGTCCGGGACACCTCGACCAGCGACGGCGCGGCGATCCAGCAGTGGTCCCGCAACGACGGCGAGTGGCAGCAGTTCCAGTTCGTCTCCTCCGGCAGCGGCTACTACCGCCTCCGTGCCCGGCACAGCGGCAAGGTGGTCGACCTGTGGGAGTGGAACGTCGCGGACGGCGCGGAGTACCGGCAGTGGCCCGACCTCAACGCCGCCAACCAGCAGTTCCAGGTGCGCGACTCGGACGGCGGCTACATCCGGTTGATAAACAGGCACTCCGGCAAGGCACTGGAGGTCTGGGAGAGGTCGACCGCCGACGGCGCCCGGGTCAGCCAGTACGCCGATCTCAACGGCACCAACCAGCAGTGGCAGATGGTCCGGGTGGGCACCGGCGGCACGCCGACCACGCCGCCGCCGTCCACCGGGTGCGGCAGCGGCTCCTACCAGGCCGAGGCCGTGCTGAACGGCGGCACCTGGACGGCGCGCAACGGATCGTCGACCGTGTACTCGGGCGGGGACATGCTCGCCGCGATGCAGGCAGCGGTGAACTCCCTGCCGGCGGGACGGACCGCGAAGCAGCGGGTGGTGGTGCGCGGCTCCGGGTCGATGAGCGCGGGGTCGCGGTTGTCGCTGCCGTCGTACACGACGCTCGCGGTCTGCGGCACGATCAACGTGACCGGCTCGGGGTCGGGTGACTATGCGCCCGTGTACTCGCGCGGGACCACCGACGTCGAGGTGCAGAACCTGACCCTCACCGGGGCGCCGCTGTACGGGATCTTCATGCGCAACGTGAACAACCTGACGCTCGGCCAGATCGACATGCGGCTGTCCGGCGGCCTGGGGGTGCGGATCGACAACCACGGCGGCGACCGGGCGGTCAAGGTGCGCAACGTGCGGATCGACAGCGTGTACGTGTCGGGGACCGGCGCGCACGGCGTGGAGACGTACGGCGTGGACGGCCTGACGATCGGCACCGTCACCGCGCGCAACACCGGCTACTCCGGTCTGCTGCTCAACGACACGATCAACGCCACAGTCGGCACCGTCGACGCGCAGGGCGCCGGCACCGGAACCGGGTACGCGGCGTTCCGGATGGCCAACCGCAACGGCCGGGTCGGCAGCTCGTACCCGACGAACATCCGGGTCGGCACCGTGATCGCGTCCGGCGGTGGCCGGGGGATCTTCTGCGTGTCGGAGTCCGGCGGCGCGGTCATCGACCGGGTGACGATCTCGAACACCGGGAACAACTCGATCCTCGTGGAGAACTGCTACAACGTCACCATCGCCGGGGTGTCCGGGACGGTGACGGGCGGCGGCGAGGTGCGGATCGCCTCGCGGACCGAGTTCCCGATCTCCTCCGGTATCCGCTTCCAGAACCTGACGGTCACCAACACGAACATCACCCAGAGCCCGTGCGGCGGGGCGAACAACACGATCAGCAACGTCACGCGGGTCAACTCGACGCTCACCTGGTGCTGA
- a CDS encoding family 43 glycosylhydrolase → MTGTARTTRTAAVVVSAALVLAAGVVAGMPPASAATVDTSASYVVVNRHSGKAMDLYDWSTAENAPVNQWTRNDLAVQQWQFVDAGGGFYKVRSRHSGKVLELPNGGDGTQLVQSTDRSSATQQFRLQDSAGGFVRFVNRQWGKVVDVWQWSTADGGRLAGYADLDGANQQWQLIRLGGGTPTTPAPTTPAPTTPAPAYPQPGRVTGDIGVHDPTVVKRPDGTYLVAHTGDGIALKTSADRIAFRNAGAVFPGGAPWTTTYTGGARNLWAPDLSYRNGRYHLYYSASTFGSNRSAIFLATSTTGNSGSWTHEGLVVESRTTDDFNAIDPNLTVDDQGRWWLTFGSFWSGIKMIPIDPATGRRLGTALYALANYGPGIEAPVLVKRGAWYYLYVSFDRCCQGAASTYRIMVGRSASPTGPFVDRAGRDMLAGGGTQILASHGSVHGPGHQAVLADTDGDVLFYHYYAENGASLLGVNRIGYDAAAWPYAY, encoded by the coding sequence GTGACAGGGACCGCTCGGACGACGCGTACGGCGGCTGTCGTGGTCTCGGCGGCGCTGGTCCTCGCCGCGGGGGTGGTGGCAGGGATGCCGCCGGCGTCGGCGGCGACAGTCGACACGTCCGCGTCGTACGTCGTCGTGAACCGGCACAGCGGCAAGGCGATGGACCTGTACGACTGGTCGACCGCGGAGAACGCGCCGGTGAACCAGTGGACGCGCAACGACCTCGCGGTGCAGCAGTGGCAGTTCGTGGACGCCGGCGGCGGGTTCTACAAGGTGCGATCCCGGCACAGCGGAAAGGTGCTGGAGTTGCCGAACGGCGGCGACGGCACGCAGCTCGTGCAGAGCACCGACCGCTCGTCGGCCACCCAGCAGTTCCGGTTGCAGGACTCCGCGGGCGGGTTCGTGCGGTTCGTGAACCGGCAGTGGGGCAAGGTCGTCGACGTGTGGCAGTGGTCGACGGCCGACGGTGGCCGGCTGGCCGGCTACGCCGATCTCGACGGCGCCAACCAGCAGTGGCAGCTGATCCGGCTGGGCGGCGGCACACCCACCACACCGGCGCCCACGACCCCGGCACCGACCACCCCGGCGCCCGCCTACCCGCAGCCCGGCCGGGTGACCGGGGACATCGGCGTCCACGACCCGACTGTGGTCAAGCGACCCGACGGCACCTACCTCGTCGCGCACACCGGTGACGGCATCGCGCTGAAGACCTCCGCCGACCGGATCGCCTTCCGCAACGCGGGCGCCGTCTTCCCCGGCGGGGCACCGTGGACCACCACGTACACCGGGGGAGCGCGCAACCTGTGGGCGCCGGACCTGTCGTACCGCAACGGGCGCTACCACCTGTACTACTCGGCGTCCACGTTCGGTTCCAACCGCTCGGCGATCTTCCTGGCCACCAGCACCACCGGGAACTCCGGGAGCTGGACCCACGAGGGGCTGGTCGTCGAGTCGCGGACCACCGACGACTTCAACGCCATCGACCCGAACCTCACCGTCGACGACCAGGGCCGCTGGTGGCTCACCTTCGGCTCGTTCTGGTCCGGCATCAAGATGATCCCGATCGACCCGGCCACCGGACGCCGGCTCGGCACCGCCCTGTACGCGCTCGCGAACTACGGCCCCGGCATCGAGGCACCCGTCCTGGTCAAGCGCGGCGCCTGGTACTACCTGTACGTCTCGTTCGACAGATGCTGCCAGGGTGCCGCCAGCACGTACCGGATCATGGTCGGTCGCTCGGCGAGCCCCACCGGGCCGTTCGTCGACCGCGCGGGCCGGGACATGCTCGCCGGGGGCGGCACGCAGATCCTGGCCTCGCACGGCAGCGTGCACGGCCCCGGCCACCAGGCGGTCCTCGCCGACACCGACGGCGACGTCCTCTTCTACCACTACTACGCCGAGAACGGCGCGTCGCTGCTCGGCGTCAACCGCATCGGCTACGACGCCGCTGCCTGGCCCTACGCGTACTGA
- a CDS encoding lysylphosphatidylglycerol synthase domain-containing protein has translation MAARTHRPSPALLVSLATSTGLLAALSAAVRSRRVPPWERDLFALLNHLPAGLTPVLVLVMQLGSYPAVFVAATAAVLARRIGTAWSLLLAGNLAYWLAVAAKAAVARQRPAALLTDVVLRETITGRYGYPSGHVAVATALALVAARAGGTRWRRAAWVAIALVAGARIHVGAHLPVDVLGGFLVGWLAVCVTRLVVGEVGPQRSVPALRAALRRRGIDVAGLTPIHGDARGSQPWRAVTTGGRQLFVKVTGGEQRDADWAYKLYRRARYRHVADAPPYLSARQQSEHETCMTLLAERGGVRIPAVVTTAAMSGGDAVLVQEFIDAAPLHAVVGPVPPAAVRDAWDQVGRLHRAGIAHRDLRAANVLVGRDHVYLVDLGFAADDAPADQRARDVVELMVALSTRVDPAAVVAAAVDRLGAAAVADSVPFLQPAVLSRAGRSALRGRPGMLDSLRQEIVRRCPDRDRPAAKVVRFNRRTVLELLILGLIVHLLLPQLGEIRTAARLILHADPLAVAAALLGSALTYLLGGVVLRLAAAKRIPLGEATLVQVAASFANRLAPGSLGGAALSLRYLHQRELTTADAATAVGVSRAAGAVSVVLLLPVLLPFARRPARILTHDATRAIPLLLGALAVLLVLAAVLAAPRLRRRGRDAAGQVVTALRALTRQHGLWWLVVASTALTLTYGLCLYLALLATGPLPLAHLPPVILVCLVGEGVSSAAPTPGGLGATEAALVSGLLLYGVPLDAAVAGTLIYRLATFWLPVPPGYLAFRLLTRRRLL, from the coding sequence GTGGCAGCGCGTACGCATCGCCCGTCGCCCGCCCTGCTGGTCAGCCTGGCCACCTCGACCGGTCTGCTGGCAGCGCTGAGCGCGGCCGTCCGGAGCCGCCGGGTGCCGCCCTGGGAACGGGACCTGTTCGCCCTCCTCAACCACCTTCCCGCCGGGCTGACTCCGGTCCTGGTCCTGGTCATGCAGCTCGGCTCCTACCCGGCGGTGTTCGTCGCCGCCACCGCGGCCGTCCTGGCCCGCCGGATCGGCACGGCGTGGAGCCTGCTGCTGGCCGGGAACCTGGCGTACTGGCTCGCGGTCGCCGCCAAGGCCGCGGTCGCCCGGCAGCGGCCGGCGGCGTTGCTCACCGATGTGGTCCTGCGGGAGACGATCACCGGGCGGTACGGATACCCCTCGGGACACGTCGCGGTCGCCACCGCCCTGGCGCTCGTCGCGGCGCGGGCCGGGGGCACCCGGTGGCGCCGGGCGGCCTGGGTGGCGATCGCCCTGGTGGCCGGGGCCCGGATCCACGTCGGGGCGCACCTGCCGGTCGACGTGCTCGGCGGGTTCCTCGTCGGCTGGCTCGCGGTCTGCGTGACGCGGCTCGTGGTCGGCGAGGTCGGGCCGCAGCGGTCGGTGCCCGCCCTGCGGGCGGCGCTGCGGCGGCGCGGGATCGACGTGGCAGGGCTGACGCCGATCCACGGTGACGCCCGGGGTTCGCAGCCGTGGCGGGCGGTCACCACCGGCGGGCGGCAGTTGTTCGTCAAGGTGACCGGCGGCGAGCAGCGCGACGCGGACTGGGCCTACAAGCTCTACCGCCGGGCGCGGTACCGGCACGTGGCCGACGCGCCCCCGTATCTCAGCGCCCGCCAGCAGAGCGAACACGAAACCTGCATGACCCTGCTGGCCGAGCGCGGGGGCGTGCGGATCCCGGCGGTCGTCACGACCGCCGCGATGTCCGGCGGGGACGCCGTCCTGGTGCAGGAGTTCATCGACGCCGCCCCGCTGCACGCCGTCGTCGGACCGGTCCCGCCCGCCGCCGTGCGCGACGCGTGGGACCAGGTGGGTCGCCTGCACCGGGCCGGCATCGCACACCGCGACCTGCGCGCCGCGAACGTGCTCGTCGGCCGGGACCACGTCTACCTGGTGGACCTGGGCTTCGCCGCCGACGACGCCCCGGCCGACCAGCGGGCCCGTGACGTCGTCGAGCTGATGGTCGCGCTGTCCACGCGGGTGGACCCCGCCGCTGTGGTCGCCGCCGCGGTCGACCGTCTGGGCGCCGCGGCGGTCGCGGACAGTGTGCCGTTCCTGCAACCCGCGGTGCTGTCCCGCGCCGGCCGCAGCGCCCTGCGCGGCCGTCCCGGCATGCTCGACAGCCTCCGTCAGGAGATCGTGCGGCGCTGCCCCGACCGCGACCGCCCGGCGGCGAAGGTGGTCCGGTTCAACCGCCGCACCGTCCTGGAGCTGCTGATCCTGGGGCTGATCGTGCACCTGCTGCTTCCGCAGCTCGGCGAGATACGCACCGCGGCGCGTCTGATCCTGCACGCCGATCCGCTCGCGGTCGCCGCGGCGCTGCTCGGCTCAGCCCTGACCTACCTGCTCGGCGGCGTCGTGCTCCGGCTCGCCGCGGCCAAGCGGATCCCGCTGGGCGAGGCCACCCTGGTGCAGGTGGCCGCGTCGTTCGCCAACCGGCTGGCTCCCGGCAGCCTCGGCGGCGCCGCGCTCAGCCTGCGGTACCTGCACCAGAGGGAACTCACCACCGCCGACGCGGCCACTGCCGTCGGTGTCTCCCGCGCCGCCGGTGCGGTGTCGGTCGTGCTGCTCCTGCCGGTGCTGCTGCCGTTCGCCCGCCGGCCCGCCCGCATCCTCACCCATGACGCGACCAGGGCGATACCGCTGCTGCTGGGCGCCCTGGCTGTGCTGCTCGTCCTGGCGGCCGTCCTCGCCGCGCCACGGCTCCGGCGGCGCGGACGCGACGCGGCCGGCCAGGTCGTCACCGCCCTGCGCGCCCTGACCCGTCAGCACGGCCTGTGGTGGCTCGTCGTCGCGTCCACGGCGCTCACGCTCACCTACGGCCTCTGTCTCTACCTCGCGCTCCTCGCCACCGGCCCGCTCCCCCTCGCGCACCTGCCCCCGGTGATCCTGGTCTGCCTCGTCGGCGAGGGAGTCTCGTCCGCCGCGCCCACCCCCGGCGGGCTCGGCGCCACCGAGGCCGCGCTCGTCTCCGGGCTGCTGCTCTACGGAGTGCCACTGGACGCCGCCGTCGCGGGCACCCTGATCTACCGTCTCGCGACGTTCTGGCTCCCGGTACCGCCGGGGTATCTGGCCTTCCGGCTCCTGACCCGCCGCCGGCTGCTGTGA
- a CDS encoding SDR family NAD(P)-dependent oxidoreductase yields the protein MGETWTTADIPDQRGRVAVVTGANTGLGYETAKALAERGASVVLAVRDVGKGERAAAGLTGDVSVQALDLTSLDSVRTAAAALRSRFGRIDLLVNNAGVMYTPKRTTRDGFELQFGTNHLGHFALTGLLLDLMLPVPGSRVVTVSSTGHRIRAAIHFDDLHSERSYGRAAAYGQSKLANLMFTYELQRRLAPYGTTVAVAAHPGMSSTELARNTPAALRLPLTWLAPLITQTPAMGALPTLRAATDPAVLGGQYYGPGGRYEVKGHPRLVTSSPQSYEAAVQQRLWAVSEDLTGVRFPVRSGPHPVTAAAAGMR from the coding sequence ATGGGCGAGACGTGGACGACGGCGGACATCCCGGATCAGCGCGGGCGGGTGGCGGTGGTGACCGGGGCCAACACCGGACTGGGGTACGAGACCGCGAAGGCACTGGCCGAGCGCGGCGCGTCGGTCGTGCTCGCCGTCCGCGACGTCGGGAAGGGCGAGCGGGCCGCGGCCGGCCTGACCGGCGACGTGAGCGTGCAGGCGCTGGACCTGACCTCGCTCGACTCCGTCCGCACCGCCGCGGCGGCGCTGCGGTCCCGGTTCGGCCGGATCGACCTGCTGGTCAACAACGCCGGCGTGATGTACACCCCGAAGCGGACCACCCGCGACGGCTTCGAACTCCAGTTCGGCACCAACCACCTCGGCCACTTCGCGCTCACCGGGCTGCTGCTGGACCTGATGCTGCCGGTGCCCGGCTCACGCGTGGTGACGGTCAGCAGCACCGGCCACCGCATCCGGGCCGCGATCCACTTCGACGACCTGCACTCCGAGCGCTCGTACGGCCGGGCCGCCGCCTACGGGCAGTCCAAGCTGGCCAACCTGATGTTCACGTACGAGCTGCAACGCCGGCTCGCCCCGTACGGCACCACCGTCGCGGTGGCCGCGCACCCCGGCATGTCCAGCACCGAACTCGCCCGCAACACCCCGGCGGCCCTGCGGCTCCCGCTCACCTGGCTCGCGCCGCTGATCACCCAGACACCCGCGATGGGCGCGCTGCCCACGCTGCGGGCCGCCACCGACCCCGCCGTGCTCGGCGGCCAGTACTACGGCCCCGGCGGACGGTACGAGGTGAAGGGTCACCCCCGGCTGGTCACCTCCAGCCCGCAGTCGTACGAGGCGGCCGTCCAGCAGCGGCTCTGGGCCGTCTCCGAGGACCTCACCGGCGTGCGGTTTCCCGTCCGGTCCGGTCCGCACCCGGTTACCGCCGCCGCGGCCGGCATGAGGTGA
- a CDS encoding family 43 glycosylhydrolase: protein MSPRHLLHPARRTAADPARTADPARRRLRPILAAALAMLTASAGLTAPGPAQAAPAVNYANPLVDQRADPHIVRHTDGYYYMTATVPQYDRIVLRRATTLQGLATATETTIWRRHTSGEMGAHIWAPEIHFINGRWYVYFAAGRTDDVWRIRMYVLENASANPLTGSWTERGRITTPWDTFSLDASTFVVNGVRYLTWAQQEPGIATNSNVYLARTGAEPWQITGPVARLVVPAYDWETRGYRVAEGPAVIQRNGRVFLTYSASATDANYCLGMLTASAGANLLDPASWSKSPTPVFASNAATGQYGPGHNSFTVSEDGQSDILVYHDRNYRDISGDPLNDPNRRTRIQKLYWNADGTPNLGIPVPDGATPVRLRSHDLPAAYVRHYDYRARVEPNVTNLADSQFRLVPGLAGAGSVSLESTNFPGYYLRHRAFALYVERDDGSALFDGDASFQRRPGLATTEGLSLESQNYPGRYVRHRDGLLQLETVGTGADRAAATFHLE, encoded by the coding sequence ATGTCGCCTCGTCACCTTCTCCACCCGGCCCGCCGCACGGCCGCCGACCCGGCCCGCACCGCCGACCCGGCCCGCCGTCGTCTGCGGCCGATCCTGGCCGCGGCGCTCGCGATGCTCACCGCGTCCGCCGGTCTCACCGCGCCCGGCCCCGCGCAGGCGGCGCCCGCGGTGAACTACGCCAACCCGCTGGTCGACCAACGCGCCGACCCGCACATCGTCAGGCACACCGACGGCTACTACTACATGACCGCGACGGTGCCGCAGTACGACCGGATCGTGCTCCGGCGGGCCACCACGCTGCAAGGGCTGGCCACCGCCACGGAGACGACGATCTGGCGCCGGCACACGAGCGGCGAGATGGGCGCCCACATTTGGGCCCCGGAGATCCACTTCATAAACGGCAGGTGGTACGTCTACTTCGCCGCCGGGCGGACCGACGACGTGTGGCGGATCCGGATGTACGTGCTGGAGAACGCGAGCGCGAACCCGCTGACCGGCTCGTGGACCGAACGCGGCCGGATCACCACCCCGTGGGACACGTTCAGCCTGGACGCCTCGACGTTCGTGGTGAACGGGGTGCGGTACCTGACCTGGGCCCAGCAGGAACCGGGCATCGCCACCAACTCCAACGTCTACCTCGCCCGGACGGGCGCCGAACCGTGGCAGATCACCGGCCCGGTGGCCCGGCTGGTCGTGCCGGCGTACGACTGGGAGACCCGCGGTTACCGCGTCGCCGAAGGACCGGCTGTGATCCAGCGCAACGGCCGGGTCTTCCTCACGTACTCGGCCAGCGCCACCGACGCGAACTACTGCCTCGGCATGCTCACCGCGTCGGCCGGCGCGAACCTGCTCGACCCCGCCTCCTGGAGCAAGAGCCCGACCCCGGTGTTCGCGAGCAACGCCGCCACCGGCCAGTACGGCCCCGGCCACAACTCCTTCACCGTCTCCGAGGACGGGCAGAGCGACATCCTCGTCTACCACGACCGCAACTACCGGGACATCAGCGGTGATCCGCTCAACGACCCGAACCGGCGGACCCGGATCCAGAAGCTGTACTGGAACGCCGACGGCACGCCGAACCTCGGCATCCCCGTACCCGACGGCGCCACACCGGTCCGGTTACGCTCGCACGATCTCCCGGCCGCCTACGTCCGGCACTACGACTACCGGGCCCGGGTCGAACCGAACGTCACCAACCTCGCCGACTCGCAGTTCCGCCTCGTCCCCGGTCTCGCCGGCGCCGGATCGGTGTCGCTGGAGTCGACGAACTTCCCCGGTTACTACCTGCGGCACCGGGCCTTCGCTCTCTACGTCGAACGCGACGACGGCTCGGCCCTGTTCGACGGCGACGCGAGCTTCCAGCGCCGACCGGGCCTGGCCACGACCGAAGGGCTCTCCCTGGAATCGCAGAACTACCCCGGCCGGTACGTCCGCCACCGGGACGGACTGCTCCAGCTCGAAACGGTGGGTACGGGCGCGGACCGGGCCGCGGCCACGTTCCACCTGGAGTAG
- a CDS encoding TetR/AcrR family transcriptional regulator translates to MSRRRRGEELEQAILRAAAEELRESGYAGMTMDRVAARAGTNKNAIYRRWPHRAALGVAAYRHLSDAAMPNPDTGTLRGDALEMLRLANETWSSPHGAVLRGLLAAAADDPELLTLMRERSGADTMDRAWIGMLERAAARGEAPAAAVRHRVATVPMMLLRAEYAMRGVPSVPDEVLVEIVDEVFLPLVRGRG, encoded by the coding sequence ATGAGCAGGAGGCGACGGGGCGAGGAACTGGAACAGGCGATCCTGCGGGCCGCGGCGGAGGAACTACGCGAGTCCGGATACGCGGGGATGACGATGGACCGGGTGGCCGCCCGCGCCGGAACCAACAAGAACGCCATCTACCGCCGGTGGCCGCACCGGGCGGCGCTGGGCGTCGCGGCGTACCGCCACCTGTCCGACGCGGCCATGCCGAATCCGGACACGGGCACGCTGCGAGGCGACGCGCTCGAGATGCTCCGGCTCGCGAACGAGACGTGGTCGTCGCCGCACGGGGCCGTCCTGCGCGGCCTGCTCGCCGCCGCGGCCGACGATCCGGAGCTGCTCACGCTCATGCGCGAACGATCCGGCGCCGACACCATGGACCGTGCGTGGATCGGGATGCTGGAACGGGCCGCGGCCCGGGGCGAGGCGCCTGCGGCGGCCGTCCGTCACCGGGTGGCGACGGTACCGATGATGCTGCTGCGCGCCGAGTACGCGATGCGCGGCGTCCCGTCCGTCCCCGACGAGGTGCTGGTCGAGATCGTGGACGAGGTGTTCCTGCCCCTGGTACGTGGTCGCGGCTGA